Proteins from a genomic interval of Oncorhynchus nerka isolate Pitt River linkage group LG13, Oner_Uvic_2.0, whole genome shotgun sequence:
- the LOC115139657 gene encoding transmembrane protein 151B-like: protein MSPASAATASESSTTTVPEEDTEESAREEQRPLKQSLSKSLCRDSHWKCLLLSLLMYGCVGAMTWCHVTKVTRLSFDSAYKVKSMMYHESPCSNGYIYIPVAFMVMLYVVQLVECWHCRTHNALLYKVDVESVGERIGYMQQATPCIWWKAISYHYVRRTRQVTRYRNGDAYTTTQVYHQRVNTHVAEAEFNYGNCGVNDISKQLQGLDSFPVTKLRFTKCFSFANVESENSYLTQRARFFTENEGLDDYMEAREGMHLKNVDFKEYMIAYSDLDHLPWYVSNYVFWAAAAFTFSWPLRVLTEYRTAYLHYHVEKLFGFDCVPVTPSEERPYCHHIPRVNTIESTELEWHIRSNQQLVPSYSEAVLMDLAQLSSGGGSNANTYSVCGSYGSYRQNCERCHCTISSSSIFSRSALSICNGTSPHIPFSASRFSLSRLYGSRRSCLWRSSGSLNETSCPTESTRCLTPSDQPASEENPPDYQDALYFPVLIVHRNEGCLNHSLHMNGSCVETTL from the coding sequence CAGCGGCCCCTGAAGCAGTCCCTCAGTAAGTCCCTGTGCAGGGATAGCCACTGGAAATGCCTGCTCCTGTCCCTACTCATGTACGGCTGCGTGGGGGCCATGACCTGGTGCCACGTGACCAAGGTGACGCGGCTTTCCTTCGACAGTGCCTACAAGGTCAAGTCAATGATGTACCACGAAAGCCCCTGCTCCAACGGATACATCTACATTCCTGTGGCCTTCATGGTCATGCTATACGTGGTCCAACTGGTGGAGTGCTGGCACTGCCGCACCCACAACGCACTGCTGTACAAGGTGGATGTGGAGAGTGTGGGCGAGCGCATCGGGTACATGCAGCAGGCCACACCCTGCATCTGGTGGAAGGCCATCAGTTACCATTATGTGCGGCGCACGCGGCAAGTGACGCGCTACCGTAACGGCGACGCCTACACCACCACGCAAGTGTATCACCAGCGTGTCAACACGCACGTGGCCGAGGCGGAGTTTAACTACGGCAACTGCGGCGTGAACGACATCTCCAAGCAGCtgcagggcctggacagcttccCCGTCACCAAGCTGAGGTTCACCAAGTGCTTTAGCTTTGCCAATGTGGAGTCGGAGAACTCCTACCTAACCCAGCGGGCCCGCTTCTTCACCGAGAACGAGGGCCTGGACGACTACATGGAGGCCCGCGAGGGCATGCACCTGAAGAATGTAGACTTTAAGGAGTACATGATTGCCTATTCAGACCTGGACCACCTGCCCTGGTACGTGTCCAACTACGTGTTCTGGGCAGCCGCTGCCTTCACCTTCTCCTGGCCGCTGCGTGTGCTGACCGAGTACCGCACAGCCTACCTCCACTATCATGTGGAGAAGCTGTTCGGCTTCGACTGTGTCCCTGTCACACCATCCGAGGAGCGACCATACTGCCACCACATCCCTAGGGTCAACACCATCGAAAGCACCGAGCTGGAGTGGCACATCCGCTCCAACCAGCAGCTGGTGCCCAGCTATTCCGAGGCTGTGCTCATGGACCTTGCTCAGCTTTCCTCAGGTGGCGGCAGCAATGCCAACACCTACTCGGTGTGCGGCAGCTATGGCAGCTACCGACAGAACTGCGAGCGCTGCCACTGCACCATCAGCAGCTCATCCATCTTCTCGCGCAGTGCTCTGAGCATCTGCAATGGGACTAGCCCACATATCCCCTTCAGCGCCAGCCGTTTCTCATTGTCGCGGCTGTACGGCTCGCGGCGCAGCTGCTTGTGGCGGAGCAGCGGCAGCCTCAACGAGACGTCGTGCCCCACAGAGAGCACGCGCTGCCTGACACCGTCGGACCAGCCAGCTAGTGAGGAGAACCCGCCGGACTACCAGGACGCACTCTACTTCCCCGTGCTCATTGTGCACCGCAACGAGGGCTGCCTGAACCATTCGCTGCACATGAACGGATCCTGCGTGGAGACCACCCTATGA